The genomic region TACTGATTGTTTCTGGCGGAGGCTTTTTCATGAGTATCGAAACCATCAAGATCCCGGGCATCGACAAGGCCGTTTCGCGGATTGCCCTGGGCACCTGGTCCATGGGCGGCTCGATGTGGGGCGGTGCCGATAATGAGGTCTCGATCAAGACCATTCGCCATGCGCTGGACAGCGGCATCAACTTTATCGACAGCGCGCCGGTCTACGGTCTCGGACTGTCTGAAGAACTGATCGGCCGCGCCCTGCACGGTGTGCGCCACAACGCTGTGATCGCCACCAAGGCCGGGCTGCAATGGGACGATGGCACCGTGCGCCGCAACGCCACGGCCCAGCGCATCCGCAAGGAAGTCGAAGACTCGCTGGTGCGCCTGGAAACCGACTACATCGACCTCTACCAGATTCACTGGCCCGACCCGCTGGTGGCCCAGGAAGAGACCGCCTGCGAACTGGAAAAACTGCGCCGTGAGGGCAAGATCCTGGCCGTGGGTGTGAGCAACTATTCGCCCGCGCAAATGGATGACTTCCGTCAGTACACCCACCTGGACACGGTGCAGCCACCCTACAACCTGTTCGAGCGGGCGATCGACAGCGACATCCTGCCGTACGCCAAGCAAAACGCCTTGGTGGTATTGGCCTACGGTTCGCTGTGCCGAGGCTTGCTGACCGGCAGCATGCACGCCGCCACGCGTTTTAACGGGGATGATGTGCGCAAGCTCGACCCGAAATTCAAGGCGCCACGGTTTGAGCAATACCTGGCGGCGGTGGCGGCATTGGACGTGTATGCCCGCGAATGCCACGGCAAATCAGTGCTGGCCCTGGCATTACGCTGGGTGCTGGACCAGGGCCCGACGATTGCGCTGTGGGGCGCCCGTCGTCCGGACCAACTGAAAGGCATCGAGGACGCATTCGGCTGGCAGCTGAGCGCCGACGACCTGCAACATATCGACCGTATTCTCGCCAGCACGATAAAAGATCCGGTAGGGCCGGAATTCATGGCCCCTGCCCAGCGTTAACCTTTGCGACAGGGATGTCTGCGGTTGCAAAACAACAGAAGACATCCCTTTGGCGTTGAGGTTTTTGGCATGAAGCGCGGTACCGTATTCAAGACTGTCAGTGGTTTGTTGTGTGTGGTGGCATTGGCGGGCGCCTGGAAGTGGCG from Pseudomonas yamanorum harbors:
- a CDS encoding aldo/keto reductase — translated: MSIETIKIPGIDKAVSRIALGTWSMGGSMWGGADNEVSIKTIRHALDSGINFIDSAPVYGLGLSEELIGRALHGVRHNAVIATKAGLQWDDGTVRRNATAQRIRKEVEDSLVRLETDYIDLYQIHWPDPLVAQEETACELEKLRREGKILAVGVSNYSPAQMDDFRQYTHLDTVQPPYNLFERAIDSDILPYAKQNALVVLAYGSLCRGLLTGSMHAATRFNGDDVRKLDPKFKAPRFEQYLAAVAALDVYARECHGKSVLALALRWVLDQGPTIALWGARRPDQLKGIEDAFGWQLSADDLQHIDRILASTIKDPVGPEFMAPAQR